Proteins from one Peromyscus eremicus chromosome 8a, PerEre_H2_v1, whole genome shotgun sequence genomic window:
- the Sstr2 gene encoding somatostatin receptor type 2 isoform X1, with translation MEMASEQLNGSQIWMPSPFDINGSLRPSNDSNQTEPYYDMTSNAVLTFIYFVVCVVGLCGNTLVIYVILRYAKMKTITNIYILNLAIADELFMLGLPFLAMQVALVHWPFGKAICRVVMTVDGINQFTSIFCLTVMSIDRYLAVVHPIKSAKWRRPRTAKMINVAVWGISLLVILPIMIYAGLRSNQWGKSSCTINWPGESGAWYTGFIIYAFILGFLVPLTIICLCYLFIIIKVKSSGIRVGSSKRKKSEKKVTRMVSIVVAVFIFCWLPFYIFNVSSVSVAISPTPALKGMFDFVVILTYANSCANPILYAFLSDNFKKSFQNVLCLVKVSGTDDGERSDSKQDKSRLNETTETQRTLLNGDLQTSI, from the coding sequence ATGGAGATGGCATCTGAGCAACTGAATGGGAGCCAGATCTGGATGCCTTCCCCATTTGACATCAATGGGTCACTGCGGCCAAGCAATGACTCCAACCAGACAGAGCCATATTACGACATGACAAGCAATGCGGTCCTCACGTTCATCTACTTCGTGGTATGCGTTGTCGGACTGTGCGGCAACACACTCGTCATTTACGTCATCCTCCGCTATGCCAAGATGAAAACCATCACCAATATTTACATCCTCAACTTGGCCATTGCAGACGAACTCTTCATGCTGGGGCTGCCCTTCTTGGCCATGCAGGTGGCACTGGTCCACTGGCCTTTTGGCAAGGCCATCTGCCGGGTGGTCATGACTGTAGACGGCATCAATCAGTTCACCAGTATCTTCTGCTTGACAGTCATGAGTATCGACCGTTACCTAGCTGTGGTCCACCCTATCAAGTCAGCCAAGTGGAGGCGACCCCGGACCGCCAAGATGATCAATGTggctgtgtggggcatctctctgCTGGTCATTTTGCCCATCATGATATATGCTGGCCTCCGGAGCAACCAGTGGGGGAAGAGCAGCTGTACCATCAACTGGCCAGGTGAATCTGGGGCATGGTACACAGGGTTCATTATCTATGCCTTCATCCTGGGGTTCCTGGTACCCCTTACCATCATTTGTCTTTGCTACCTGTTTATCATCATCAAGGTGAAGTCCTCTGGAATCCGAGTGGGATCATCCAAGAGGAAAAAGTCAGAGAAAAAGGTCACCCGAATGGTGTCCATCGTGGTGGCTGTCTTCATCTTCTGCTGGCTCCCTTTCTACATCTTCAATGTCTCGTCTGTGTCCGTGGCCATCAGTCCCACCCCGGCCTTGAAAGGCATGTTTGACTTTGTGGTGATCCTCACCTACGCCAACAGCTGCGCCAACCCCATCCTCTATGCCTTCTTATCTGACAACTTCAAGAAGAGCTTCCAGAACGTTCTCTGCTTGGTCAAGGTGAGTGGTACGGATGACGGGGAGCGGAGCGACAGTAAGCAGGACAAATCCCGGCTGAATGAGACCACAGAGACCCAGAGGACCCTCCTCAATGGAGACCTCCAAACCAGTATCTGA
- the Sstr2 gene encoding somatostatin receptor type 2 isoform X2: protein MEMASEQLNGSQIWMPSPFDINGSLRPSNDSNQTEPYYDMTSNAVLTFIYFVVCVVGLCGNTLVIYVILRYAKMKTITNIYILNLAIADELFMLGLPFLAMQVALVHWPFGKAICRVVMTVDGINQFTSIFCLTVMSIDRYLAVVHPIKSAKWRRPRTAKMINVAVWGISLLVILPIMIYAGLRSNQWGKSSCTINWPGESGAWYTGFIIYAFILGFLVPLTIICLCYLFIIIKVKSSGIRVGSSKRKKSEKKVTRMVSIVVAVFIFCWLPFYIFNVSSVSVAISPTPALKGMFDFVVILTYANSCANPILYAFLSDNFKKSFQNVLCLVKADNSKSGEEDILAWV from the exons ATGGAGATGGCATCTGAGCAACTGAATGGGAGCCAGATCTGGATGCCTTCCCCATTTGACATCAATGGGTCACTGCGGCCAAGCAATGACTCCAACCAGACAGAGCCATATTACGACATGACAAGCAATGCGGTCCTCACGTTCATCTACTTCGTGGTATGCGTTGTCGGACTGTGCGGCAACACACTCGTCATTTACGTCATCCTCCGCTATGCCAAGATGAAAACCATCACCAATATTTACATCCTCAACTTGGCCATTGCAGACGAACTCTTCATGCTGGGGCTGCCCTTCTTGGCCATGCAGGTGGCACTGGTCCACTGGCCTTTTGGCAAGGCCATCTGCCGGGTGGTCATGACTGTAGACGGCATCAATCAGTTCACCAGTATCTTCTGCTTGACAGTCATGAGTATCGACCGTTACCTAGCTGTGGTCCACCCTATCAAGTCAGCCAAGTGGAGGCGACCCCGGACCGCCAAGATGATCAATGTggctgtgtggggcatctctctgCTGGTCATTTTGCCCATCATGATATATGCTGGCCTCCGGAGCAACCAGTGGGGGAAGAGCAGCTGTACCATCAACTGGCCAGGTGAATCTGGGGCATGGTACACAGGGTTCATTATCTATGCCTTCATCCTGGGGTTCCTGGTACCCCTTACCATCATTTGTCTTTGCTACCTGTTTATCATCATCAAGGTGAAGTCCTCTGGAATCCGAGTGGGATCATCCAAGAGGAAAAAGTCAGAGAAAAAGGTCACCCGAATGGTGTCCATCGTGGTGGCTGTCTTCATCTTCTGCTGGCTCCCTTTCTACATCTTCAATGTCTCGTCTGTGTCCGTGGCCATCAGTCCCACCCCGGCCTTGAAAGGCATGTTTGACTTTGTGGTGATCCTCACCTACGCCAACAGCTGCGCCAACCCCATCCTCTATGCCTTCTTATCTGACAACTTCAAGAAGAGCTTCCAGAACGTTCTCTGCTTGGTCAAG GCAGACAATTCAAAGTCTGGAGAAGAGGACATCCTTGCCTGGGTGTGA